One genomic segment of Sphingobacteriales bacterium includes these proteins:
- a CDS encoding type II toxin-antitoxin system PemK/MazF family toxin: protein MPTDPRALQGLQSGDVIWVPFPNSDGQTYKLRPVMVIVNDETLKQLCVACVTKKLEQETLVYRNSNRTSTCNGFEI, encoded by the coding sequence ATGCCGACAGACCCAAGAGCTTTACAGGGCTTACAAAGTGGCGATGTCATTTGGGTGCCATTCCCAAACTCCGACGGCCAAACTTATAAACTAAGACCTGTAATGGTTATCGTTAATGATGAAACACTGAAACAGCTATGTGTAGCTTGTGTAACAAAAAAATTAGAACAGGAAACCTTGGTATATAGAAATTCCAACAGAACATCAACCTGTAATGGGTTTGAAATTTAA